The window AGTTGTGAAATTTTCCAAAGAAGAAAAGTTACAGAATGGATTCCAGCCGCTGATAATTTACGCCAAATTAAAGAAGTCGGTTTAGAACATTGGTTACAAGAACAAAAAGAAAGACAAAGATTAGTAGAAGAGTTACTACAGAATTATAATGAAGGCCGATCAATGAATTTTTACTGTAAAGTCTGTGAAAGGATGTCGCTTGAGTTGATTAACAAGGCAATAAAAGAAGCGAAAGAAAAACTTGTAAGAGAAAAAGTAGATAAATCTGATATAAAATCAAAAGCAAAAGTTTTGAAAGGAATAATGAAAGATTTGGCACTAAAGGCTAATGTTAGTTTGAATTGAAAGATTATTTTGTTGTCTAACAACTCGCTGCAGCCGACCTCGCTTTGCTCGGCGGCTGAGCTTGGTCGTTAGACAGGCCGGGCAGACAAGAAGGAGTAAGGAGGAGTTATTCCTGGTGGAAGTTTCGGTGAGAATATTTGCTCCTTTAGTGGTCTATACCATGCCTACGAGATTGATGCTTTCTTGAAAGAGTTGCTTATCCATTAGAAGCAACAGGGGGAAGCTAAGAAAGTCTACTGAAAGGTGATAGTTAGGTAAGATAGAGGAAGCAAGAAGAAACAGACGGCGAAGTGCAGCTTTTTCTAACCATTCGCTGCACCTGACTGCGGGGGCTGTGCCGTAATTAGAGTTTTGTGGTATCTCAAGCTTTTATCTTGTTTACAAAGTTTGGTGGTAATCCGCCCCGCAGCAGGTGAGCTCTATCGTTAGACTAAAAGAGATTAAACCACGAAGGACACGAAATAAAATTTGATGAAATATCTAATAA is drawn from bacterium and contains these coding sequences:
- a CDS encoding DUF3795 domain-containing protein → MKNDEAKSLIGCCGIYCGLCNKYQSKAPSRCIGCKLGEQHSWCNIWNCCVTKRGFETCTECSEIFSCEIFQRRKVTEWIPAADNLRQIKEVGLEHWLQEQKERQRLVEELLQNYNEGRSMNFYCKVCERMSLELINKAIKEAKEKLVREKVDKSDIKSKAKVLKGIMKDLALKANVSLN